In a genomic window of Sulfurisphaera tokodaii str. 7:
- a CDS encoding 4Fe-4S dicluster domain-containing protein, with product MSLDYQFFPVSRPSEGGGGKTGNWRIVKPVVDLNKCIGCKACFLWCPENTIIPTDGKVSINYEYCKGCGVCSNVCPVKAISMVSEND from the coding sequence TTGTCGCTTGACTATCAGTTCTTTCCTGTAAGTAGACCCTCTGAAGGTGGTGGGGGTAAAACTGGAAATTGGAGAATTGTAAAGCCAGTTGTTGATTTAAATAAGTGTATTGGCTGCAAAGCTTGTTTCTTATGGTGCCCAGAAAATACTATCATACCAACTGATGGTAAAGTATCAATAAATTATGAGTACTGCAAAGGTTGTGGAGTCTGTTCAAACGTATGCCCGGTAAAAGCAATAAGTATGGTGAGTGAAAATGATTAG
- a CDS encoding 2-oxoacid:acceptor oxidoreductase family protein, giving the protein MLEIRFHGRGGQGVVTAANLLAIAADIEGFWSSAFPFYGAERRGAEIEAYCRIDSQPIRITSPIEYPDYVVILDPSLLKISNPLKGLKSNGVVVLNSPSEPRLSYTTFYVNATQIARELGLVKSGWPLVNVVVLGSLLKAVNYISLPSLEKAIDEEFEGKIAELNKKAVRIAYEKTTVVSPIVA; this is encoded by the coding sequence TTGCTCGAAATAAGATTTCACGGGAGAGGGGGACAAGGTGTAGTAACAGCCGCGAATTTGTTAGCTATTGCAGCGGATATTGAAGGCTTTTGGAGCTCAGCCTTTCCTTTTTATGGTGCAGAAAGAAGGGGTGCAGAAATAGAGGCTTACTGTAGAATTGATTCACAACCTATAAGAATTACTTCTCCAATTGAATATCCAGATTATGTTGTAATTTTAGACCCCTCATTATTAAAAATTTCTAATCCACTTAAAGGGTTAAAATCAAATGGGGTGGTAGTTCTCAATTCTCCTTCAGAACCCAGACTTAGTTATACTACATTTTATGTTAATGCAACTCAAATAGCTAGAGAATTAGGTTTAGTTAAATCTGGTTGGCCTTTAGTTAATGTAGTAGTTTTAGGTTCACTCTTAAAGGCAGTAAATTATATTTCCTTACCCTCGCTTGAAAAAGCAATTGACGAAGAATTTGAAGGTAAAATTGCTGAACTAAACAAGAAGGCAGTAAGAATAGCGTATGAGAAAACAACGGTGGTGAGTCCAATTGTCGCTTGA